In one Streptomyces sp. T12 genomic region, the following are encoded:
- the ribA gene encoding GTP cyclohydrolase II: MASVRTRVTIPLRFGDGYEVTAEAVTFHGLADGKEHVALVLGDPTATPAPLVRLHSECLTGDVFGSARCDCGPQLREAVERIATTGGVLLYLRQEGRGIGLYNKLDAYALQDTGLDTYEANTALGLPQDGRDYTAAAQMLTALGVDELDLLTNNPDKAGQLRDLGIPVRFVRPTGVFATDSNVRYLHAKAQHTHHTIALPEPVGLAALAG; encoded by the coding sequence ATGGCTTCAGTACGGACCCGCGTGACCATCCCGCTGCGCTTCGGCGACGGCTACGAGGTCACCGCCGAGGCAGTCACGTTCCACGGCCTGGCCGACGGCAAGGAGCATGTCGCGCTCGTCCTCGGTGATCCCACGGCGACGCCGGCACCGCTGGTGCGGCTGCACTCCGAGTGCCTGACCGGGGACGTGTTCGGCTCGGCGCGCTGCGACTGCGGTCCGCAGCTGCGTGAGGCCGTGGAGCGCATCGCCACCACCGGCGGCGTCCTGCTCTACCTCCGCCAGGAGGGCCGCGGCATCGGCCTCTACAACAAGCTGGACGCCTACGCGCTGCAGGACACGGGCCTGGACACCTACGAGGCCAACACCGCGCTCGGCCTGCCCCAGGACGGCCGCGACTACACCGCCGCCGCCCAGATGCTGACCGCCCTCGGTGTCGACGAGCTGGACCTGCTCACCAACAACCCCGACAAGGCCGGGCAGCTCCGCGACCTGGGCATCCCCGTGCGCTTCGTCCGGCCCACCGGGGTCTTCGCCACCGACAGCAACGTCCGCTACCTGCACGCCAAGGCCCAGCACACCCACCACACCATCGCCCTGCCCGAACCGGTCGGCCTGGCCGCGCTGGCCGGCTGA
- a CDS encoding MarR family winged helix-turn-helix transcriptional regulator produces the protein MTAPQWLNEDELRAWYAFVAAGALINRRLDQQLKDDVGITHLQYEILVRLNAAPDREMRMSALADALLNSKSGLTYQITQLEKAGLVTRRSSPSDPRAVYAVLTDTGRHMLERAAPGHVAQVRELLIDVLTPQQLATIADGLTEVTHRIQNSEARPAR, from the coding sequence ATGACCGCCCCGCAGTGGTTGAACGAGGACGAGCTGCGCGCCTGGTACGCCTTCGTGGCCGCCGGTGCGCTGATCAATCGCCGGCTGGATCAACAGCTCAAGGACGACGTGGGGATCACGCACCTTCAGTACGAGATCCTCGTGCGCCTCAACGCGGCCCCGGACCGGGAGATGCGCATGAGCGCGCTCGCCGACGCGCTCCTCAACTCCAAGAGCGGCCTGACGTACCAGATCACCCAGCTGGAAAAGGCGGGGCTGGTGACCCGGCGTTCCTCCCCCAGCGACCCGCGCGCGGTCTACGCCGTCCTCACCGACACGGGCAGGCACATGCTGGAGCGGGCGGCCCCGGGCCATGTCGCACAGGTCCGCGAGCTGCTCATCGACGTCCTCACACCACAGCAGCTCGCGACCATCGCCGACGGCCTGACCGAGGTAACCCACCGCATCCAGAACAGCGAAGCCCGCCCCGCGCGGTAG